The sequence TTCACGAGATCACCTTCGTCCTGAATGGAGAGGAAGTCAGTTACACGGTCCCGGCGCGTCGACTGCTCATTCACCTCCTTCGCGACGATCTGGGTCTCAGAGGACCGAAGATCGGATGTGATACCGGTCACTGCGGTGCCTGTACCGTCCGTTACAACGGCATGACCATCAAGAGCTGCATGATGCTCGCGGCTCAGGCCGATGGCGCCGAGATCGAGACCATCGAATCCCTGGCCTCGGACGGCGAGCTGAGTCCTCTGCAGCAGGCATTTCACGAACACCATGCTCTTCAGTGCGGATACTGCACGTCTGGGATGTTGATGAGCAGCGGATTCTTGCTCGAACGCAATCCTTCCCCTTCCGATGAGGAGATCCGGGAGGGCATCAGCGGGAACATCTGTCGGTGCACCGGCTACATGCACATCGTCGAGGCCGTCCGCGATGCGAGCGGAAGGAGGGTGGACGCATGACCACGAGTGGTGTTCAGCAAGATCGCAAGACGTGGCTTGGACAGAACTATCCACGAAAGGAGGACCGCAGGCTGTTGGAGGGCAAGAGTTCGTTCGTGGATGATGAGGGGATGCGCAGAATGGGGTACGCGCAGTTCGTTCGTTCGCCGTTCGCCCACGCTCGGATCGTATCGGTCGACACGTCGGCGGCGGAGGCGATGCCTGGCGTGTATGCGACCTTGACCGGCGACGAGGTCAAGGCGATGACGACACCCCTGTTCCAGATCGCACCCGAGCCCGGGGGAAACCTCGAGGAATACCTTCTCGCGGTCGACAAGGTCAGATACCAGGGCGACCCCATCGCACTGGTTCTGGCGGAATCGAGGGAAGTTGCTCGCGATGCGGCCGATCTGATCGAGGTCGAGTATGAGCAGTTGCCGGCCGTCATCAACGCGTTGGCCGCCCAGGAGCCCGATGCACCGATCCTCCACGAGTCGATTGGTTCGAACGTCTCCTGGCAAGGCGACTACGTGTATGGCGACATCGACTGGGCCCTCGAGAATGCGGATCACGTTGTCAAGATCGACAAGCTGCACTTTCATCGCTTCTCCGCCGCTCCACTCGAGTGCTTTGGTGTGATCGTCAACTGGGATCCGGGCATGGACCGCATCGAGGTGATCTCGAACAATCAGATGCCACTGTTCGGCGCCATGGTGATCGGCCCTTCGTTGGGTGTGGGAATCGATCAGTTCGACTTCCGATCCCAAGACATCGGAGGTGGATTCGGCATCAAGATCAACATCTACACCCAGACGGGCGCGTTGGCGCTCTTGTCGCGCAAAGCAGGCCGTCCGGTCAAGTGGACCGAGACACGGACCGAGCACTTTCAGTCGGC is a genomic window of bacterium BMS3Abin02 containing:
- the coxS gene encoding carbon monoxide dehydrogenase small chain, which codes for MSDGMIHEITFVLNGEEVSYTVPARRLLIHLLRDDLGLRGPKIGCDTGHCGACTVRYNGMTIKSCMMLAAQADGAEIETIESLASDGELSPLQQAFHEHHALQCGYCTSGMLMSSGFLLERNPSPSDEEIREGISGNICRCTGYMHIVEAVRDASGRRVDA